A portion of the Streptomyces sp. NBC_01335 genome contains these proteins:
- a CDS encoding DUF742 domain-containing protein, translated as MSAEPARDAVPGSPAAASGVRPLPWFDADAGPVVRPYAMTRGRTGGAVSLRLDLIAVVVPEPAADDPDRDASLSPEHVEIVELCCAVPQSIAELAAGLDLPVGVVRVLVADLVEEELVQVTRPVPPAELPDVNLLREVINGLRAL; from the coding sequence ATGAGCGCAGAACCGGCCCGGGACGCCGTCCCCGGATCGCCGGCCGCCGCCTCCGGCGTCCGGCCCCTGCCCTGGTTCGACGCGGACGCGGGACCGGTCGTACGCCCGTACGCGATGACCCGCGGACGCACCGGCGGCGCGGTCAGCCTCCGGCTCGACCTGATAGCGGTCGTCGTCCCCGAGCCCGCCGCCGACGACCCCGACCGGGACGCGTCCCTCTCCCCGGAACACGTGGAGATCGTCGAACTCTGCTGCGCCGTGCCCCAGTCGATCGCCGAGCTCGCCGCCGGCCTGGACCTCCCGGTGGGAGTGGTCCGGGTCCTGGTGGCCGATCTCGTCGAGGAGGAGCTGGTGCAGGTGACCCGACCCGTTCCGCCGGCCGAACTGCCGGACGTGAACCTTCTGCGCGAGGTGATCAATGGCCTTCGGGCGCTCTAG
- a CDS encoding roadblock/LC7 domain-containing protein — translation MTAPHAAAHDSERRGSGELNWLLDELVDRVSSIRQALVLSRDGLATGTSRDLSREDGEHLAAVASGFHSLAKGVGRHFDAGQVRQTVVELDEAFLFVTAAGDGSCLAVLADADSDVGQVAYEMTLMVKRVGAHLVNAPRTSGTSAGG, via the coding sequence ATGACCGCACCGCACGCCGCCGCACACGACTCCGAACGCAGGGGGTCGGGCGAACTCAACTGGCTGCTCGACGAACTCGTGGACCGGGTGTCCAGCATCCGCCAGGCCCTGGTCCTGTCGCGGGACGGCCTCGCCACCGGCACCTCCCGGGACCTGAGCCGCGAGGACGGCGAGCACCTCGCCGCCGTCGCCTCCGGCTTCCACAGCCTGGCCAAGGGCGTGGGCCGCCACTTCGACGCCGGCCAGGTGCGCCAGACCGTCGTCGAACTCGACGAGGCGTTCCTCTTCGTCACCGCGGCCGGGGACGGGAGCTGTCTCGCCGTACTGGCCGACGCGGACTCCGACGTGGGCCAGGTGGCGTACGAGATGACGCTCATGGTCAAGCGCGTGGGGGCCCATCTGGTCAACGCACCCCGTACGTCCGGTACGTCCGCCGGAGGGTGA